A window of the Brassica oleracea var. oleracea cultivar TO1000 chromosome C1, BOL, whole genome shotgun sequence genome harbors these coding sequences:
- the LOC106322615 gene encoding 2-Cys peroxiredoxin BAS1, chloroplastic produces MASVTSPTTLISSSTRAFPAKSYSPTSPSVSFLRTLSSPSSSASLRSAFAQRSSLSSSSRRSFAVKAQTDDLPLVGNKAPDFEAEAVFDQEFIKVKLSEYIGKKYVILFFYPLDFTFVCPTEITAFSDRYAEFEKLNTEVLGVSVDSVFSHLAWVQTDRKSGGLGDLNYPLISDVTKSISKSFGVLIHDQGIALRGLFIIDKEGVIQHSTINNLGIGRSVDETMRTLQALQYIQENPDEVCPAGWKPGEKSMKPDPKLSKEYFSAI; encoded by the exons ATGGCGTCTGTCACTTCTCCAACTACTCTCATCTCCTCCTCCACGAGGGCTTTCCCAGCCAAGTCTTATTCGCCTACTTCTCCCTCAGTCTCTTTCCTTCGAACCCTATCCTCTCCTTCCTCATCCGCTTCTCTCCGCTCCGCGTTTGCTCAACGCTCTTCCCTCAGCTCCAGTTCTCGCCGTAGCTTCGCTGTCAAGGCTCAGACC GATGATCTTCCATTGGTTGGAAACAAGGCCCCTGATTTTGAGGCAGAGGCAGTGTTTGATCAGGAGTTCATCAAG GTTAAGCTCTCTGAGTACATTGGGAAGAAGTATGTGATTCTCTTTTTCTACCCATTGGACTTCACTTTCGTCTGCCCAACAG AGATTACTGCCTTCAGTGACCGGTACGCAGAGTTTGAGAAGCTGAACACAGAAGTGTTAGGTGTCTCAGTCGATAGTGTG TTCTCCCACCTTGCGTGGGTCCAGACAGACAGAAAATCTGGAGGGCTCGGTGATCTGAACTATCCCCTGATCTCAGATGTAACTAAATCAATCTCAAAGTCATTTGGAGTGCTCATCCATGATCAG GGAATAGCACTGAGGGGGCTTTTCATCATCGACAAGGAAGGAGTGATCCAACATTCCACCATCAACAATCTTGGTATTGGACGAAGTGTTGATGAGACAATGAGAACCCTCCAG GCGTTACAGTACATCCAGGAGAACCCTGATGAAGTCTGCCCTGCAGGGTGGAAACCTGGTGAGAAGTCAATGAAACCTGACCCCAAGCTCAGCAAAGAGTACTTCTCAGCTATTTAG
- the LOC106295236 gene encoding uncharacterized protein LOC106295236, translating into MSRRNRNGPKLELKLNLSLPSSQGNQMNLVRSPSRSNTTSPNSCVSSETMQEEMETTTSMVLVGCPRCLMYVMLSQDDPKCPKCKSTVLLDFLQQNASAATTAPAATTKRKKTWWN; encoded by the coding sequence ATGAGCAGGAGGAACAGGAACGGGCCTAAGCTGGAGCTGAAGCTGAATCTTTCGCTACCTTCTTCTCAAGGTAACCAGATGAATCTGGTTCGATCTCCAAGTCGTTCCAACACAACTTCACCGAACTCATGCGTTTCCTCTGAAACGATGCAGGAGGAGATGGAGACAACAACTTCAATGGTTCTTGTCGGCTGCCCTCGTTGCCTTATGTACGTTATGCTCTCTCAAGATGACCCAAAGTGCCCAAAATGCAAAAGCACCGTCCTACTCGATTTCCTCCAGCAAAACGCCTCCGCGGCTACAACCGCCCCCGCCGCCACCACTAAACGCAAGAAGACCTGGTGGAACTGA
- the LOC106299732 gene encoding uncharacterized protein LOC106299732 has translation MHALTNSGAVLLAVLLLFLLIFFAELSYIFCRPSPSPASKEVLLQFFTCCKKNQSRIEPTGTVSIRMEEDNGVAAATEEEEDVAAVDKWRVSRLLFTIEEDDLEMEDDDDDDGELVRVDIPVECSREPTPFLTPCDSPPYFTPSPSPCRNVHDDVIDVCL, from the coding sequence ATGCATGCCCTCACCAACTCCGGTGCGGTGCTACTCGCCGTCTTACTCCTCTTCCTCCTCATCTTCTTCGCCGAGCTCTCTTACATCTTCTGTCGTCCATCGCCGTCTCCGGCAAGTAAAGAGGTTCTGCTCCAGTTCTTCACGTGTTGCAAGAAGAACCAGTCTCGTATTGAGCCAACCGGAACTGTTTCTATACGGATGGAGGAGGATAATGGTGTTGCTGCGGCGACGGAGGAGGAGGAGGATGTAGCGGCGGTGGACAAGTGGCGAGTGTCGAGGCTTCTGTTTACAATAGAAGAAGATGATTTGGAAATGGAAGATGATGATGATGATGACGGTGAACTAGTACGGGTTGATATTCCGGTGGAATGTTCCAGGGAGCCTACTCCGTTCTTGACGCCGTGTGATTCTCCTCCTTACTTCACTCCTTCGCCGTCTCCGTGTCGGAATGTGCATGATGATGTCATTGATGTTTGTTTATGA